A single window of Sphingobium sp. SCG-1 DNA harbors:
- a CDS encoding UDP-N-acetylmuramoyl-tripeptide--D-alanyl-D-alanine ligase translates to MTPLWTSDEIAAAVDGTASAAFAVSGVAFDSREVGPGDLFVALKGEATDGHKYIDTALAAGAAGVLVSEPVEAPHVLAADSFFALQALGRAARARTEAKIVGVTGSVGKTGTKEALFQALDRAVPGHAHRSVKSYNNHVGVPLSLSRMPAASAFGIFEMGMNHSGELSALTQLVRPHVAIVTAIAPAHIEFFASEDAIADAKAEIFEGLEPGGTAIIPFDSPQYDRLRRHAERFAANVLSFGMGRDADIRAVEAVPAAQGGTLVTAKLPTADICFTVGAPGEHWVTNALAVLGAVEAVGGDLAAAGLALAELPGLAGRGARTTLYVQGRDALLIDESYNANPLSMGATLRQLGKEKAARRVVVLGAMKELGHRSAELHAALAEPIAASGVDYAILVGEDMTPLAERLEGQVAFAHVPDADSAKALILSKVQPGDAILVKGSNSVGLSCVVAALADGGKA, encoded by the coding sequence TTGACCCCGCTCTGGACATCAGATGAAATCGCGGCGGCGGTGGACGGAACGGCGTCCGCCGCTTTTGCCGTTTCGGGCGTAGCCTTCGACAGCCGGGAAGTCGGGCCGGGCGACCTGTTCGTGGCGTTGAAGGGCGAAGCGACCGACGGCCACAAATATATCGATACGGCGTTGGCTGCTGGCGCTGCGGGCGTTCTGGTGAGCGAACCCGTAGAAGCGCCGCATGTGCTGGCGGCGGACAGCTTTTTTGCGTTGCAAGCGCTCGGCCGCGCGGCGCGTGCACGCACGGAGGCCAAGATCGTCGGAGTGACCGGGTCGGTCGGCAAGACGGGCACGAAGGAAGCGCTGTTTCAGGCGCTTGATCGCGCCGTGCCGGGCCACGCGCACCGTTCGGTCAAGAGCTACAACAACCATGTCGGTGTACCGCTCAGCCTGTCGCGGATGCCTGCCGCAAGTGCATTCGGTATCTTCGAGATGGGGATGAACCATAGCGGCGAGCTATCCGCGCTGACGCAACTGGTCCGGCCGCATGTGGCTATCGTCACGGCTATTGCGCCCGCGCATATTGAGTTTTTCGCATCGGAAGATGCCATTGCCGACGCCAAGGCGGAGATTTTCGAAGGGCTGGAGCCGGGCGGCACGGCGATTATTCCCTTCGATAGTCCGCAATATGATCGGCTGCGGCGACACGCGGAGCGCTTCGCCGCCAATGTCCTGAGCTTCGGCATGGGTCGGGATGCGGACATCAGGGCTGTGGAGGCGGTTCCGGCGGCGCAGGGCGGCACCCTGGTCACGGCCAAGCTGCCGACCGCGGACATCTGCTTCACCGTAGGCGCGCCGGGAGAACATTGGGTCACGAATGCGCTCGCCGTGCTGGGCGCCGTCGAGGCGGTGGGCGGCGATCTGGCGGCTGCGGGGTTGGCGCTGGCTGAACTGCCGGGTCTTGCCGGACGCGGTGCGCGCACGACGCTGTACGTTCAGGGCCGCGATGCCTTGTTGATCGACGAAAGCTATAACGCCAATCCCCTGTCGATGGGCGCGACGCTGCGCCAATTGGGCAAGGAGAAGGCGGCGCGGCGAGTGGTCGTGCTCGGCGCGATGAAGGAGCTGGGGCATCGCAGTGCGGAACTGCACGCAGCGCTGGCGGAGCCGATTGCGGCCAGCGGTGTGGATTATGCGATCCTTGTCGGCGAAGACATGACGCCGCTGGCGGAGCGCCTTGAAGGTCAGGTCGCTTTCGCGCATGTGCCCGACGCCGATAGCGCGAAGGCGCTGATCCTTTCGAAGGTTCAGCCCGGCGACGCGATCTTGGTGAAAGGTTCGAATAGTGTCGGCCTGTCGTGCGTAGTCGCGGCGCTGGCGGACGGGGGCAAGGCATAA
- the mraY gene encoding phospho-N-acetylmuramoyl-pentapeptide-transferase — protein sequence MLYWLAQTLDFQGVFNLVRYLSFRTGAAIATALVIGLIIGPRFIGWLRVRQGKGQPIREDGPQSHLTKRGTPTMGGLMILTSMIASVLLWMNLSSVYVWACIFVTLGFGAIGFMDDYDKVTKASHKGLSGKFRLLCEFAIAGFAAWLIVGHNGTALYVPFWNGPALNLGPFYYVFAAFVIVSFGNAVNLTDGLDGLATMPVIIASLAFMLIVYLVGRADFAEYLGIPHVPGAGDLTILCGAIVGAGLAFLWFNAPPAAVFMGDTGSLALGGTIGVIAVSAHHEIVLAIIGGLFVVEAMSVIIQVFFYKRTGRRVFKMAPIHHHFEQLGWAEATVVIRFWIIAFVLALAGLATLKLR from the coding sequence ATGTTGTACTGGCTGGCGCAGACGCTGGATTTCCAGGGGGTGTTCAACCTCGTCCGCTATCTGAGCTTCCGGACGGGCGCGGCGATCGCGACGGCGCTGGTGATCGGCCTTATCATCGGGCCGCGCTTCATCGGATGGCTGCGCGTGCGGCAAGGGAAGGGGCAACCGATCCGCGAGGACGGGCCGCAGAGCCACCTCACCAAACGGGGTACGCCGACAATGGGGGGGTTGATGATCCTCACGTCGATGATCGCATCGGTGTTGCTGTGGATGAACCTGTCGTCGGTGTACGTGTGGGCATGTATCTTCGTGACGCTGGGCTTTGGCGCCATCGGTTTTATGGACGATTACGACAAGGTTACGAAGGCCAGCCACAAGGGACTCTCCGGCAAATTTCGGCTGCTGTGCGAATTCGCGATTGCTGGTTTTGCGGCGTGGCTGATCGTCGGGCACAACGGCACGGCGCTGTATGTCCCGTTCTGGAACGGCCCGGCGCTTAATCTCGGGCCGTTTTACTATGTCTTCGCGGCGTTCGTTATCGTGTCCTTCGGCAATGCGGTGAACCTTACGGATGGGCTGGACGGGCTTGCTACCATGCCGGTCATCATCGCGAGCCTTGCGTTCATGCTGATCGTCTATCTGGTCGGGCGCGCGGACTTTGCGGAGTATCTCGGCATCCCCCATGTGCCGGGTGCGGGCGACCTCACCATTCTCTGCGGCGCGATCGTGGGTGCGGGCCTCGCCTTCCTTTGGTTCAACGCGCCCCCCGCTGCTGTATTCATGGGCGACACGGGGAGCCTGGCGCTGGGCGGCACGATCGGCGTGATCGCCGTCAGTGCGCACCATGAGATCGTGCTGGCCATCATCGGCGGATTATTCGTGGTCGAGGCGATGTCGGTGATAATCCAAGTGTTTTTCTATAAGCGAACCGGCAGGCGCGTGTTCAAGATGGCGCCGATCCACCATCATTTCGAGCAACTCGGCTGGGCTGAAGCGACGGTCGTGATACGGTTCTGGATTATCGCTTTCGTCCTGGCGCTGGCGGGCCTTGCGACTTTGAAGCTGCGATGA
- the murD gene encoding UDP-N-acetylmuramoyl-L-alanine--D-glutamate ligase codes for MIVSPAFAGKTYAVLGLARSGLATVATLVASGAHVVAWDTREEAQALVADKAEIADPLTIDLAGFDGIVVSPGVPLNRHPIAEKAREAGVPIIGDIELFALARPSLPPHRVVGITGTNGKSTTTALIHHIIESAGIATRMGGNIGLPILGQEPLPEGGIYVLELSSYQIDLTYSLDCDVAVLLNITPDHLDRYDGFDGYVGSKARLFEMQSEGHDAVVAIDDEPSRAIATQVSARLHSVSALDVDTAAQALWPSLQGPHNAQNAAVAVAVGRALGITDAVIESALATFSSLPHRMQRVTEVNGVLYVNDSKATNAASTAPALAAYPAVEGKPRIHWILGGVAKTDNLDECVPYYGNVAHAYTMGESGHMFAELLRPHMEVDDSEMLLTAVRRTARVAQPGDVVLLSPACASFDQFRDFEARGDAFVAAVKALEEPDNG; via the coding sequence ATGATCGTCAGCCCGGCCTTTGCAGGGAAGACCTATGCCGTGCTCGGGCTGGCGCGAAGCGGCCTCGCGACCGTCGCGACGTTGGTCGCCAGCGGTGCCCACGTGGTGGCTTGGGATACGCGCGAGGAAGCGCAGGCGCTTGTCGCCGACAAGGCGGAGATCGCCGATCCGTTGACCATCGACTTGGCCGGGTTCGACGGCATCGTCGTTTCGCCCGGCGTTCCCCTCAACCGCCACCCCATTGCGGAGAAAGCGCGGGAGGCAGGTGTGCCGATCATCGGCGACATCGAACTCTTTGCGCTCGCCCGCCCGAGCTTGCCGCCGCATCGCGTGGTCGGCATCACCGGCACCAACGGCAAATCGACGACTACGGCGCTGATACATCACATCATTGAAAGCGCGGGCATAGCGACGCGCATGGGCGGCAATATCGGACTGCCGATTCTGGGGCAGGAGCCATTGCCGGAGGGCGGCATCTATGTCCTTGAACTGTCGAGTTACCAGATCGACCTGACCTACAGCCTCGATTGTGACGTTGCCGTTCTGCTGAACATCACGCCCGATCATCTGGATCGCTATGATGGGTTCGATGGCTATGTGGGCTCCAAAGCGCGGCTGTTCGAAATGCAGAGTGAGGGGCATGACGCCGTTGTAGCGATTGACGATGAGCCAAGCCGGGCCATCGCCACGCAGGTCTCGGCACGGCTGCATTCCGTTTCCGCACTCGACGTCGATACCGCAGCCCAGGCGCTCTGGCCATCACTGCAAGGGCCGCATAACGCGCAAAATGCTGCTGTCGCCGTGGCTGTTGGCCGGGCATTGGGTATCACCGACGCGGTCATAGAATCCGCCCTGGCGACCTTCTCCAGCCTGCCGCACCGGATGCAACGGGTGACCGAAGTCAACGGCGTCCTATATGTGAACGACAGCAAGGCCACCAATGCCGCTTCCACCGCGCCCGCACTCGCAGCCTATCCAGCTGTTGAGGGCAAGCCGCGCATACACTGGATTTTGGGTGGCGTTGCTAAGACCGACAATCTGGACGAATGCGTTCCCTATTATGGCAATGTCGCCCATGCCTATACGATGGGAGAGTCCGGCCATATGTTCGCCGAGCTTCTTCGCCCGCACATGGAAGTGGATGATAGCGAGATGTTGCTGACTGCCGTGCGTCGGACCGCGCGCGTGGCGCAACCGGGAGACGTCGTGCTGCTGTCGCCAGCCTGTGCGTCGTTCGATCAGTTTCGCGATTTCGAGGCGCGGGGCGATGCGTTTGTCGCGGCGGTGAAGGCATTGGAGGAACCCGACAATGGCTAG
- a CDS encoding FtsW/RodA/SpoVE family cell cycle protein, with amino-acid sequence MASGSFKPGRLVNGLRGKTVPRERTALAIWFWEIDRVLLSLIAVLIAIGLVAVAAASPVAAIDRSTSQVAVNPLIYFYRQLMWVGIGLPVMLVISMLPRTQARRLAVVLTAVFLVMMLLVPVLGNSINGAKRWIDLPGIRFQPSEFLKPAFVVTLAWLLSLRGKDASLPVIPISGMLTAFVALLLMRQPDFGQTVIFCAVWSALLLLSGVSMKAIGALVGAAMGLFVLTYMFYENGRNRINDFLGLGVATDTGPDQADLAHKTITNGGFTGVGPGGGQAKFHLPEAHTDYIFSVIGEEFGLLACIGIAIVYLAIIVRVLLRLLDEEDSFIILAAAGLTTELGLQAIINMGVNAHIFPSKGMTLPFISYGGSSMIALCIGVGLLLAFTRRNPFMDRSPYVVKWSGR; translated from the coding sequence ATGGCTAGCGGCAGCTTCAAGCCCGGCAGGCTCGTGAACGGTCTCCGCGGCAAGACGGTGCCGCGCGAGCGGACGGCGCTTGCCATCTGGTTCTGGGAAATCGACCGCGTGCTGCTGTCGTTGATCGCGGTGCTGATCGCGATTGGGCTGGTGGCTGTCGCGGCGGCATCGCCCGTCGCGGCAATCGATCGCTCGACCAGCCAGGTCGCCGTCAATCCGCTGATCTACTTCTATCGCCAGCTCATGTGGGTCGGCATAGGCCTGCCGGTGATGCTGGTCATTTCGATGCTGCCTCGAACGCAGGCGCGCAGGCTTGCCGTCGTATTGACGGCCGTATTTCTGGTCATGATGCTGCTCGTGCCGGTGCTGGGAAACTCCATTAATGGCGCGAAACGCTGGATCGACTTGCCCGGTATCCGCTTCCAGCCTTCGGAGTTTCTAAAGCCCGCCTTCGTTGTCACGCTGGCGTGGCTGCTGTCCCTGCGTGGCAAGGATGCGAGCCTTCCGGTGATTCCGATAAGCGGCATGCTGACGGCGTTCGTGGCGCTTTTGCTGATGCGCCAGCCGGACTTCGGGCAGACCGTAATATTCTGCGCAGTGTGGAGTGCGCTGCTTCTGCTGTCCGGCGTGTCGATGAAAGCCATCGGCGCGCTGGTGGGCGCGGCGATGGGTTTGTTCGTGCTGACCTATATGTTCTACGAAAACGGCCGCAACCGCATCAATGACTTCCTGGGATTGGGCGTAGCTACTGACACTGGGCCGGATCAGGCCGATCTGGCGCACAAGACCATCACCAACGGCGGCTTCACCGGCGTCGGTCCGGGGGGTGGGCAGGCGAAGTTCCACCTTCCCGAGGCGCATACCGACTATATCTTCTCCGTCATCGGCGAGGAATTCGGGCTGCTGGCGTGCATCGGCATTGCGATCGTCTATCTGGCGATCATCGTCCGGGTGCTGCTACGCCTGCTGGACGAAGAGGACAGCTTCATCATACTGGCGGCGGCGGGCCTGACGACGGAACTCGGATTGCAGGCGATCATCAATATGGGCGTCAACGCGCATATATTTCCATCAAAGGGCATGACGCTCCCCTTTATCAGCTATGGCGGCTCCTCTATGATCGCGCTTTGCATCGGGGTCGGTCTGTTGCTGGCGTTCACACGTCGCAACCCCTTCATGGACCGCAGCCCCTATGTCGTGAAATGGAGCGGTCGATGA
- the murG gene encoding undecaprenyldiphospho-muramoylpentapeptide beta-N-acetylglucosaminyltransferase → MSISRHFVLAAGGTGGHMIPAYAVAKELTARGHHVALVTDERGAKIPGIFEDMQVHVLPAGRMQGGPLGWLRGLKAILAGRAMAMRLYETFQPTAVVGFGGYPAMPAVLAAFKMGIPTALHEQNAVLGRVNRLLARKVDAIATAYPIVERLADKHAGKVHLIGNPVREEVMALRDEEFPALTDESVFRLLVTGGSQGATILSSVVPNGLALLPVGLRRRLQVTQQCRAEDIEKVRQTYAEMEIPADLSTYIGDMAEKLNWAHLVIARAGASTIAELTTAGRPAILIPLPTAMDDHQTANVREMVESGGARSIPQSQFTPVELAKQMQKMAMEPGALANAAKRARACGRPYAARDMADLLESIGQAPIMNDPLRTTPPAPSSLTLQGVPA, encoded by the coding sequence ATGAGCATATCCCGTCACTTCGTTCTCGCTGCGGGCGGGACCGGGGGGCACATGATCCCCGCTTATGCGGTGGCGAAGGAATTGACGGCGCGTGGCCACCACGTTGCGCTGGTGACGGACGAGCGCGGCGCGAAAATTCCCGGCATCTTCGAGGATATGCAGGTGCATGTCCTGCCAGCGGGGCGGATGCAGGGTGGACCCTTGGGCTGGCTGCGCGGGTTGAAGGCGATCCTGGCCGGGCGCGCGATGGCGATGCGGCTGTATGAGACGTTCCAGCCGACGGCGGTGGTCGGTTTCGGCGGATATCCTGCGATGCCTGCCGTGCTTGCTGCTTTCAAGATGGGGATACCTACAGCGCTGCACGAACAGAACGCGGTACTGGGCCGCGTCAATCGGCTGTTGGCGCGCAAGGTGGATGCCATTGCGACGGCTTATCCGATCGTGGAACGGCTGGCCGACAAGCATGCGGGCAAGGTGCATCTCATCGGCAATCCCGTGCGCGAAGAAGTCATGGCGCTCCGCGACGAGGAGTTCCCGGCGCTGACGGACGAGAGCGTCTTCCGCTTGCTGGTGACTGGCGGCAGTCAGGGTGCGACGATCCTTTCCAGCGTCGTGCCCAATGGCCTCGCGCTGCTGCCCGTTGGCCTCCGCCGCCGTTTGCAGGTGACGCAGCAATGCCGGGCCGAAGATATCGAGAAGGTGCGGCAGACCTATGCCGAAATGGAAATCCCGGCCGATCTGTCGACCTATATCGGCGACATGGCCGAGAAGCTGAACTGGGCGCATCTCGTGATTGCGCGGGCGGGCGCATCGACGATTGCGGAACTGACGACAGCTGGCCGTCCCGCGATCCTTATACCGCTGCCGACTGCAATGGACGATCATCAGACGGCGAATGTGCGGGAGATGGTCGAGAGCGGCGGCGCGCGGTCCATCCCGCAATCGCAATTCACGCCGGTGGAACTCGCCAAGCAGATGCAGAAGATGGCGATGGAACCGGGCGCGCTGGCCAATGCTGCTAAGCGCGCACGTGCTTGCGGTCGCCCCTATGCCGCGCGTGATATGGCAGACCTTCTTGAAAGTATTGGACAAGCCCCGATCATGAACGATCCCCTGCGGACCACGCCGCCCGCGCCTTCCAGCCTGACGTTGCAGGGCGTTCCGGCATGA
- the murC gene encoding UDP-N-acetylmuramate--L-alanine ligase: protein MKGVATDIGTIHFIGIGGIGMSGIAEVMHNLGYKVQGSDVAEGYVIEGLRKKGISVAIGHKAENLGDAAVVVTSTAIKRGNPEVELALENRIPVVRRAEMLAELMRLKSTVAVAGTHGKTTTTSMVAALLDAGGVDPTVINGGIINSYGSNARLGASDWMVVEADESDGSFLRLDGTIAVVTNIDPEHLDHYGSFDAVKDAFVDFIENVPFYGAAIVCLDHPEVQAILPRVQDRRVVTYGFSAQADIRGENVVSFPGGNRFDVQVRERDGSTRRIEGIEMPMPGRHNVLNAMAAIGVALQMGIDDATIQTGFAKFGGVKRRFTKVGEVALPGGTATVIDDYGHHPVEIRAVLAAAREGARGRVIAVVQPHRFTRLRDLMDEFQQAFNDADIVYAAPVYPAGEQPIEGTDSAALVAGLKRRGHRAASVIDGPDALAKALATDLQADDMVICLGAGDITKWAAGLAPSITAALPETAS, encoded by the coding sequence ATGAAGGGCGTCGCGACGGATATCGGCACGATCCACTTCATCGGCATCGGCGGCATCGGCATGTCGGGCATTGCCGAAGTCATGCACAATCTTGGTTACAAGGTGCAGGGGAGCGACGTGGCCGAAGGCTATGTGATCGAGGGGCTGCGCAAGAAGGGCATCAGCGTCGCCATCGGGCATAAGGCAGAGAATCTGGGCGACGCCGCGGTCGTAGTGACGTCCACCGCAATCAAGCGCGGCAATCCTGAAGTAGAACTGGCGCTGGAAAACCGCATCCCGGTTGTGCGCCGTGCTGAAATGCTGGCGGAGTTGATGCGCCTCAAATCGACCGTTGCCGTGGCTGGGACGCACGGCAAGACTACCACGACGTCGATGGTCGCAGCGTTGCTGGATGCGGGCGGCGTCGATCCCACTGTTATTAATGGCGGGATCATCAACAGCTACGGGTCCAACGCGCGTCTTGGCGCGTCCGACTGGATGGTGGTCGAGGCGGACGAAAGCGACGGCAGCTTCCTGCGGCTAGACGGCACGATCGCGGTTGTGACGAACATTGATCCCGAGCATCTCGACCATTATGGCAGCTTCGATGCGGTGAAGGACGCGTTCGTCGATTTCATCGAGAATGTGCCCTTTTACGGCGCGGCGATCGTCTGCCTCGACCATCCCGAAGTGCAGGCAATCCTCCCGCGCGTGCAGGACCGGCGCGTGGTGACATACGGTTTCAGCGCGCAGGCGGATATTCGGGGCGAGAATGTGGTGTCTTTCCCCGGCGGCAATCGCTTCGATGTGCAAGTGCGGGAACGGGATGGCTCGACCCGGCGGATAGAGGGCATCGAAATGCCGATGCCTGGTCGCCACAATGTGCTGAACGCGATGGCGGCGATCGGCGTCGCTTTGCAGATGGGCATTGACGATGCGACGATACAAACGGGGTTTGCGAAGTTCGGTGGGGTCAAGCGGCGGTTTACGAAGGTAGGCGAAGTCGCGCTACCCGGCGGCACCGCTACGGTGATCGACGATTATGGTCATCATCCGGTGGAAATCCGCGCGGTTCTGGCCGCCGCTCGTGAAGGCGCGCGCGGGCGCGTCATCGCCGTGGTGCAGCCGCATCGCTTTACCCGTTTGCGCGACCTGATGGATGAGTTTCAGCAGGCGTTTAATGACGCCGATATTGTTTATGCCGCACCCGTCTATCCGGCGGGCGAGCAGCCCATCGAAGGGACGGACAGTGCGGCGCTGGTCGCTGGCCTTAAGCGTCGCGGGCATCGCGCGGCGTCGGTGATCGATGGACCGGATGCTCTGGCGAAGGCGCTGGCTACGGACTTGCAGGCCGATGACATGGTGATCTGCCTTGGCGCAGGCGACATCACCAAATGGGCGGCAGG